TTGCGTTGCTGCAGATACAGTAGATGACGTGAGCTGATAACGTGAAAATAACACAGATCATCTGACACAGTGTGATATGCAAAAAgctgttttaaccctttgtaggtcacaccaagaaagtgctatttaaaaaaaatcattgttttgcttttctctttgaggccatgacaacataaaacatggatttatttttctcattgaccctgaattttatgttttacagacctcattcagacctcatttgttcaaaactttttaaaaatcatgttagagactcattctgttcatgcacaagatgagaaaaatgaaactcaacttcaaaaatatcTCCAGCAGCATCtcttatgtcagcagtgatttatgTTATTCTTCATTTACACACTagcacaacccgtatctatagcaaccataacacaatctgtatctaaagcaaccatagaacaacctgtatctatggcaATGATAAAACAACctatatctatagcaaccatggaacaacctgtatctatagcaacgatagaacaacctgtatctaaagcaaccatagaacaacctgtatctatagcaaccatggaacaacctgtatctatagcaaccatagaacaatctgtatctatagcaaccatagaacagcctgtatctatagcaaccataacacaatctgtatctatagcaaacataacacaatctgtatctaaagcaaccatagaacaacctgtatctatagcaaccatagaacaacctgtatctatagcaaccatggaacaacctgtatctatagcaaccatggaacaacctgtatctatagcaaccatggaacgacctgtatctatagcaaccatggaacaacctgtatctatagcaaccatagaacagcctgtatctatagcaaccataacacaacctgtatctatagcaaccatggaacaacctgtatctatagcaaccatagaacagcctgtatctatagcaaccataacacaatctcaTACCTCAAACAAGAGGTAATGATTGCCCtgaaagttaaatgggttcaatagatttaggTTTTGAActgatatcatgacacaaagtgacctctagCAGACCTACAATGAGGTGCCTTTCTAACAAGGTTTCCACTCTTAAGGAACCACTATCCATGAGCAACCTGGACAAGTGCTCAGGGGCCTTTGAGCAGAAAAGGGCTccacagaaatatgacacaatGCTTAACTCACTCTTTTCATATTGATAGTTATTGTTGCTGTAAAAAAGAAGCAACCACTGTATGAAGTACAGGAGTTGCAGGAAAATAAGAGTAATGattaactgttttatttgttgatgTGATAGCTGTGTGGGTAAAAATGATCAACTAGTGAAATGAGCATGAGTTCCAGTGCCTTGCTTTAATAGCTGATAACAAAGTTCAGGAGTGCAAAGAGTAATTTCATCATCTAAATGTCAGCTGACTGAGATTCATTTTATACTAAAGCAGATGTTTTCCAGACTTTAATCTTGCAGCAAACAAACATTGAGCATGTTAGAGATTGTCTGGATTGTCAATAGCTGTCTGAGAGAAGAAGCAAAATGCACTAAATTCAAATATTGCAAGATTTTAGACTATGAAGTGTGTCAGCTTTCTTTTGACAGACTCagcatttattaacattttaaaatgtctgtagCACTCAGGCCCAGAGATTCctttaaatcattttctttctcaggACAGGAGTTAAACTGTTGCTGACTTTCAGTTATAGATTCAACTTGGAGCCGAGCCAAACTAACCTGTCTGTTTTCATCAAGACTTAATCTCTGCATTCCTCTGTTACTTTAGTATCAGCTGACTTTAAGGACAATGAACTAGCAAGTCATGCAAACCAGATCGATTCCAAGGAATAAGCTTTTTTGATTTCCCCATTTGGACAAATAGAGATATGATTGTGAAATAAGGAACTATGAAGCAAGTTTACAGTGAAACTTTCTTTAGTTATCAGACGTCTGACAGTTTCTCTTTTTGCCTCTCTGTCTGGCAGGTCTGAGTGCCGGCACCCCAACAGCCTCTCCTCTGAAAAACATGGGACATGACGACACTCCAGCGCGAAAGTCAAGCAGTTTGCCACGTTCAATGACAGGTATAAAAATCATTTGAAAAACAACTAATAACAGtttcatttaaagctgcacattGACTTTTGTTTTGGGCTTATGGCtgctaatattaatatttttttatatttaaacccACATAACTTGATTTTTGAACACCTCattcttcatttaaaaatctCTTGCACACCTGAATAGTCCTTCTGTCTTCACTTGCTCAATAAAGATCAATACAACATTTCGGTCACTTTTCATACGGACACTTGACTGctgacacacttgaaaaattgtgaacttgtcTTTTAAGATCCCAACACAAAGTACGTCAAAACACAACATACTTTAACataaactgtgtgttttctctcctcagaTCCCAATATGTTAAAGTTCTTTAGGGGAGATAAAAATTATTCAAGTCTCCCCTTCTTccccaagaagaagaaggagaaaagtaaaaacagccaTCAGGAGGAGCTTGCTGCTGTCGCTGAAGGGTTACTGGAGGAGAacgaaaaggaggaggaggagaaagacgaggaagaggaagaggaggcgggGGAGGAGATTGAAGAGACGTATGCGCTGCCTGAGTTACCTCACACACCTTTGTCAGGTACTGAATCTCCCAACTGTGCTTTGCTCAGAGGTGCTTTGGAGGTAGTTGCTGAAAATGGGCCAatagagctcagtagagtccATCTCCAGCTAACTTCTGGTTGAGTTCCTTCTCACTTAAatgggaataaaataaataaatcatatggCTCTTTTAGACTCCCCTAATGTTATTGCATTGTTTTCAAAGATGCTCCTATTTCCAGTGATTGGGTTCAGGAAAAACGCTTTTTAGGGGCTAGTGTGCATCACGTGACAGATCAGGAAGTTGTAATGACacagtttggccactatgtcaaattgaTTGAGATTCCTGCTCATAAATagcagattattattattaattatttggtgcttctgtttttgttgtttatccactttttcttttctttttcttttttaattgatttattaatttacttattttttattattattattatttgtatttattttattttatttatttacttattttttattattattttttttatttattttatttacaatttttcttctaatttattcttggttattggtatggggttttttttctttttttcctttggtgattagatgtttgtgaagagaaagtttataccttgtttctgtgtattaatcttaaaatgaattttaaaaaataagtgaaaaaaaaattatttgatGCTTCATCTTACAGAAGCATCTAGAAATCAAGCAAATAGGTTTTCCTGGTTTCACTTTATGAACAATCCTGGACTGTCCTTTAGAAAcacttgtgttgttgttgtaagGTCATTTTTAGGTTAAATGTAATTAGATTTTTAATTGCATTGATTATGCAAAAAGAAAGTCGGGTGTCATGTGTTAAGACATTCATGGCTGCAGGCTAACAGCAACCTTTCCTGATAatgttcctctctgtctgtacaTTCAACTCTGTTCTTTATCCGTCTGTGTTGTGGCAACAGGAACAGGCGGCGATAGTGATCTTTCTCCTGGTGTATATACACAGTGGTTCACTTTGTCTCTGAGGCTCTATGAACTTTTATAAATCCTGCCTCAAGGAGAGAACAGTAGCTTATGTGTTAAACGATCGGGTGATTACTTCCAGTTTTAATCATTTGAGtttccctgctgctctttatctAGTTATTTAGCTTTTAAGAGTAAATCTACATTGttttataaaacaaattaacatttaaagtaGTTTGTGAATAACAGCCCTGCCTTTATCATTTGTATGTCTTCCCTTAGCAAAAAGTACtttattcaagtgtactacgagtatattcattttacactaaaactgaggcagtatacttgaagtttactttttatatactatattttatatactcaAGAATAGTATAGTGAAGTAGACTTGGCTTATACTGagactaagtacattaatactaagactttaatactaaagcttatacttgtactttacttttgacttctttctgccacaaagtactaatacttagtAAATCTTGATCCAAGTCATTGACTCGtgcttacatttaatttagcagaataaaaatgtttttagctTTGAGGTATTACTCCTGTTATAAACTTCTATGTTCAACATCATATAGTATAGAACTAGTACAATGGCACTATATAGAAGAGTGTACTTGTGGTCAGGGGCGCATTAACATTactggaggcccctgggctACAAAACTttatgaacccccccccccccccacccccggtGTCACACCATCCCCATCACTTTTACCAAcagatgtcactgtagtgcagcGTCATGTGCGTTACAGTCGAGTGTTCATTAGTCTACATAATCTCAATTTTTAGagccctcccccccccccccccatggtggAGACCTTGGGGCTGTAGCCCAGGTTAGCCCGTTCATTAATGCACCCCTGCTTGTggtatactttaagtatactttaTTAAACTGAAATGTGGACTAGAAGTATAAACCTAGTACACTAGTAGTATATAGATGAGTGTACCttttataaacttaaaaatattCCAATTTAGTCCGAAGAGGTATTAAATTAGTAAACCTTCTAGTACACTACAAGTACATGGTCCGTAGTATACTTGCTATActtacactcaagcatacttaataaaatgaacttcaagtatactacgTTTTGCTGAGGGTTTAATGTACCATTTGTAGAGATCCACCATGTTCTCTGTTTATCCCCAAGTGATGCAGATCAACAAGCTGATAGAGAATGAAGTGCTGGAGGAGGCTCACCTGAACCTGCTCGCCCTGCGGCAGGAGTtccagcaggagcaggagcggTGTGGCGAGGACTCCATGGAGCTGGCCAAAAAGGAAAAGGACCTCAGCCTCCTCTACGGGGAAATGAGGAACAAGATAAATAGCTTGGTGCGTGACTCCAACTCCCTTCCCAATAGAAACAAGGAGCTTCTGGTTTACGTGGCTCGGATCatccaggaggaggagaagagggccAAGGATCCTGGAGGGCTACCTGGCAGCTGGATGGAGGCCTGGAGGGAGGCGGTGCTTGAGGGGGTGCAGGCTAAATTACAGAGCGTTCACCTGGAGCAGAAGGAGAAGAACACCTCCTGGCTTGCTGTTCACCTGGGTCTGCTGGGTAAGGCCATCGTGGAGGATCTGGAGAACGTGAGGAGGCACCTGCGATGGTCGTACCCGCCCAGCTTCAGAGTCTTCAGCGCCTACGTGGACAGTTATCACGAAGCCGTTGGGCAGCACCTGAAGAAggtggagcagcaggtgatggagCTGAAGGATCAGTACGCTCTGCTGGACTGGATCATCAACCGCTACAAGAGGtcagtgtagtttagtttgacacacacacacacacacacacacacacacacacacacacacacacacacacacacacacacacacacacacaaatactcacTCAAGCatcaaatgtggattcatccgccactgaaaatagtcccccccctcccaaaaaaagcACTATTTCTTCCTGTTTGAGTACCATAGGcaaaaaactacagtgcccagctgtttttgGGAAATTATAGAGCCTctgtagaaaaaaatgaaagtatataaataatgtaaagaTACTTATAGCTTAGCCAGTAGCTCAAGGCCACAGACAGGGTAGTTAATCAGAAAGTATTTAGTCAGACTGAgacattattcatgtttttcgTGGGTTTTGCtgacaataataacaataaagggagggaagggagggataaaggaaggaaaggaggaaggaaaggagggagaaggaaggaaggggggataaatgaaggaaaggaggaagaaggaaggaaagaaggaaggaagagggaaggaaagaaggaaggaagggtggaagggaagaagaaggaaggaaaggaggaagaagaaaggaagggaggataaatgcaggtaaggaggaagaaggaaggaaaggatgaaggaaggatggaaggaaggcagaaggaagggaggataaatgaaggaaaggaggaagaaggaaggaaagaaggaaggaaggatggaagggaggaagaaggaaggaaaggaggaagggaggatggaagggagggaggaagaaggaaggaaaggcaggtggaaggaaggaaggaaagggacgaaggaaggacagaagggaggaagaaggaaggaaaagagtgaggaaggaaggaagggagtcaaaacagacagggtcaatttgacccgggaggacgatacgaagGTTAATAGTGTTTACCTTTATTCTATAATTAACTTGTTAGAGCAAATTAGCCTTGCAAAATTCAAAGTACCAAACCCGGCTGACATGCATTGAACCAGGAGGTTTGGGGGCATCTGCTTTGCACAGCGTTAACTTTGggttgttttacatttttcctGAACTACGTGATTGACCTAATTAATTTTGCTTGGACACCAGCTTCTGATAACTGGCTGtctctccctttcttacttTGCTCCATCATGATCCTTCTTGCTATAATCAggaagacccccccccccccccggttaCAAAATCCTCCTTGACTTTTACATGAAGAAAACAGCTCACTGTGAACTTCCTTCTTTCACTGTTATTCAGTTTACAGCCTCATACAGATTCTGACCTTTACAGACGAGGCAGTTATTTAGACTGAAATTTCGTGTTTTTATTCTAAGTGGACAAAATGATTCAATTTCTACTGACTTCAAAGACCTTCTGGGTTTTTTTACTGCATCACCTTAAAAGTGTTTCTGACTCTCTGCGAGCTTGTTTATGCATGCAGCCACCGTGGTTCATTTGGATATGTCATTTCGGACCATTTTGCTCCAAAATAAGAGCGGAGACGAGGAGATTAATGAGATTTGGGGTCATTGAAGCATCGCTAGAAGACGCCTAAAAGCACAAGCAACAAGCTCAAGAGTGGTATTATGTTTCCACTAATAAAAGGGAAAGCTTAGTTATATGTATTTTAgccttcattcattttttttcatataaataCCACAAAGTTAGTCTAATCATCTTCATCTCATAGCTTTATTTATGCTCTTAAACCTTAAAACTCATAAATCTCAACTCCCAACATTAAGCTGTATCTACAGAAGGTGAAAggacaggaaaaagaaaagaagatgcaGCCTCACTGACAGTATTTGTTGAATCAGGCCACTTCAAACCAAAAAACTGTGCTCAAAACAACATGTGGGAGAAGTGCAAACCcaaaaataaacagctgatctatttttttttttcttcttgaggCCGAAATGGAAAATATTAAATCAGGTCATGTCCACATTTCACAGTCTGCTATGACAGACATCTATTTCATACAGATAATATATAATGACAtgttaaccctcgtgtcgtcctcctgggtcaaattgaccccgactgttccttctttcctccgttccttccttatctcctttccttccttacctccttctctctttctttctttccttccttacctccttctctctttctttcctccctcctttccttcctcccttccttccttacctccttctctctttccttccttcctccctccctcctgccttccttccttccttctctcctttccttccttacctccttctctctttctttcctccctcctttccttccttcctccctcctttccttccttcctccctcctttccttccttctttcttcctccctcccttccttctttcttcctccctcccttccttccttgactcaaggacaacaggagggttaaattttGATTGTGGGTGATTAGATTTTCATGAAACAGGAAAGATGCGTTCTGTTAATCATTGGCtcattttaaccacattttCTCGTACGAATGTCACAATGAACCTGATTTCTTCTTTGCCTCGACATGAAGCAACATGTCTGCAGCAGCGTCTTTAGTGCCCACAGACTGCAGCACCGTGAAGTGTTGTGTAATATAGCTGAAGGTAAACTGTTTCACCCCGACAGTGAGAAGATCATGGGAAGTGTGTCCCTGCAGCCGGACATGAAGGATGAGAGCAGCGACCTCCAGCTGGAGGAAAACTTCCTGAAACGCCTGAAAGACAAATACTGCTGCAGAGTGAAGGTGATAACAGGATGGGATCTATAGTAGTGCACATTTAATGTTTGTTATACAGTTTATGATGCTGGCCAGAGCTGTTTCTTTGTGCTTAAACcaacacaacacattaaacTGTAATATTGTGATTACTGTGCTTGGGCTCgagatgtaaatgttaaatgagacgtatgctttttgtgattttctatgatttatattgttggttatctatgttaaacatgattaaccctcctgttgtccttgggtcaaggaaggaagggagggaggaaggaaggaagggagcaaggaaggaaacgagggagggagcaaggagggaattaaagaaggaaggaaggtagtagggagggagggaggaaagaaggaaggaaggagggaggaagggaggaaagaagcaaggaaggaaaggagggagggagggaggaaagaaggaaggaggaagggagggagaaaggaaaagaggaaggaagtaaggaaaggagggagggagggaggagagagggaggaaagaaggaagaagggagggaggaaaagaggaagggaggaaggaaggaacggagggaggagggaaggagggagggagggagggagaaaggaaaagaggaagggaggaaggaaggggggaaggggggaaggaaagaaggaaggaaggtaggaaaggagagaggaaagaaggaaggaaggtaggaggaagggagggaggaaagaaggaaggaaggagggagggagaaaggaaaagagggaggaaggacagaggaaagaaggtaaggggaggagggaggaagggaggaaagaagcaaggaaggaaaggagggagggagggaggaaagaaggaaggaggaagggagggagaaaggaaaagaggaaggaagtaaggaaaggagggagggagggaggagggagggaggaaagaaggaagaagggagggaggaaaagaggaagggaggaaggaaggaacggagggaggagggaaggagggagggagggagggagaaaggaaaagaggaagggaggaaggaaggatggaaggggggaaggaaagaaggaaggaaggtaggaaaggagagaggaaagaaggaaggaaggtaggaggaaaggagagaggaaagaaggaaggaaggtaggaggaagggagggaggaaagaaggaaggaaggagggagggagaaaggaaaagagggaggaaggacagaggaaagaaggtaaggggaggaaagaaagagagaaggaaggaaggaaagaaggaaggtaggaaagagagagaaaggaaaggaagagaaggagggaggaaggacagacggaaggaaggaaggaacagtcaaaacagacggggtcaatttgaccctggaagacgacaggaagcttaaaagTTCAAAACTTTAGGTGCTTGTATGAAAAAATGCTTCCTGTAAGTCATAAATCAGGTTTCACTCTAATCTCAATGCTTCATTTGCAAAGTAACACCTACTTCCTCCTCcatgatgacatcagcttgtTCGCACATCCTCACAAGCGGCTGTGTGTTGTTCACGTTGTCCgctctcatatttcagatctGATTCAGCTCAAACATGTATGGATGAGATGTTCCTACTGTTCCCGAGTCGAGAACAAGAAAATGCAGTGTAAATTATGCAAAGATAATGCAGTGGAGCCCccatataaatattaaagtgtttaaaatataattaaaaagcCAAAACCAAAGAGCATACATGTTTGATATTTCAATCTTCTATCAGTGTACTGCTGTAAAGATATCGCACTAGCTTAGAGAAATGCAGTTTTTGGCAAATTCTGTCACAAAAtacaaggatggaagggagggaggaagaaggaaggaaaggagggagaaggaaggaaaggagggagaaggaaggaaaggaggaaggaaggatggaagggaggaagaaggaaggaaaggaggaagaaggaagaaggaaggaaaggagggagaaggaaggaaaggaggaaggaaggatggaagggaggaagaaggaaggaaaggaggaaggaaggatggaacggaggaagaaggaaggaaaggaggaagaaggaaggaaaggaggaaggaaggatggaagggaggaagaaggaaggaaaggaggaaggaaggatggaagggaggaaaggagggagaaggaaggaaaggaggaaggaaggatggaagggaggaagaaggaaggaaaggagggagagaggaaggaagggagggaaatacATGTAATGTGTTCCTAAAGGTTGACATTACCATTCACTTCCTCCACTGATGATTTAAACTAGCACTGTAGGACACGACCATAAAAATAGAATATCATATCACCCCCATCCTCAAATCCCTTCCCTGGCTCCCTGTCCCACTCAGAGTTGAGTACAaggtctccctcctcacccgCCAGTGCATTCACGGACATGCCCCCCCCCGATACCTTAAAGAACTCCTCAcccccccagacctcctcacTCACCCTTCGCTgtaaaacaggggtgtcaaacatgcggcccgtgggccagaaccggcccgctgaggggtgcaatccggcccactttctttcctgtgttcttttccttccttcctccctaccttccttttttccttccttccttcctgtcttccttccatctgtccttactcccttttttccatctgtcctccctccctcccttccatctgtccttcctccctcccttcctttttccctcccttccatctgtccttcctccctaccttccttccttcctcccttccatctgtccttactctaccttccttttttcctttcttcattccttccttcctgtcttccttccatctatccttactccttttcttccatctgtccttcctccctaccttccttttttcctttcttcgttccttccatctgtccttctgtcttttcctccctccttccttccttccttccttccttccttccctccatctttttaatgatccggcccacatgagatcaaattggtctgtatttggcccttgaatgaaaatgagtttgacacctctgctctaaaaACATAAACACCCTCCAAGCCCCGAGAGCCAAGCTCCACACCATGGGTGATCGGGCCTTTTCCTCTGCAGCCCCGAGGctgtggaccctaaccctaaccgtcCCTGACCACCCGAGGGCCCCACAGActgcagatgtgtttaaaagagaCCTAAAAACTTATCTCTTTACTAAAGCATTTTgctaagtgtcttttatatgttctcttttaaccttttcttttctttttctttttatcttattttctgctctgtagcattttgagattgttgaaatgtaaagtacaatataaattaaatctattattattattattattattattattatgacagtCTCAATTACacttctgtttccttttttttttaaattgaattttcaGACTTGTCCTCTACTTGTGTTTGTCATTTAAAGGCGGACGTGAGATCTACACTGGACAGAATCATTCAGTTTGAAAATGAGGATGTTTGGAGTGAGAAAAGAAGTCCAGATAAGGAGGATGACTTCCTCGACTCTCCGTTTCACATGGACATCTGGACGGTACgacactttaaccctttaacttCTTCTCTCATTAAGCTCTGTAATATTATTCATGTGGAAATGTATCAATGAAAGTTAATGAAGTTATTGAGGAATGATTCTGTTATGTGTGtcagtgggattttttttttttgatgcaaTGCAGTGGTTTGTCCAGATGGGGGCAGCAGAGATCTACAGTTTGCTTCACTTCCACACTGATCTGTATGCTGCTGTGCTTTTGTCTCTGCAGAAGGTGAAGTCGTTTGCTAATAACTCTAGAAAAATTGATGCTGACCTGGAACAGAAAGCGGTTTGTTCCTGCCTCGAGGAGCTGAAAGACTTCCCTGGGAGGTACAtcaacacaaaaatataaattatatcattatttacatttatccttcctgttgtcttcccgggtcaaattgacgccgtctgttttgactgttctttctttcctcccttccttccttgcgtctgtccttccttccttctttccttccctccttcattctttccttcctccctccttccttctctttcttttcttcctctatctttcctcccttctttctgtctttccttctttccttcctctgtccttctttcctttctccctccctcctacattccttccttcctctgtccttctttcctttctccctccctccctcctacattccttccttccttccttccttcctctgtccttctttcctttctccctacctccctcctacattccttccttccttcctctgtccttctttcctttctccttccctccctcctacattccttccttccttccttcctctgtccttctttcctttctccctacctccctccctccctcctacattccttcctcccttccccctttctttccttcttcctcccttccatcattcctccttccctcctttccttccttcttcctccctcccttccttccttcttccttgactcgaggacaacaggagggttaacttaaATAGGACACAATATTTACACCtaaataattttcatttttatgttatgtAAAAGAGGAAGAGTTTTTTTAAGCTTGTCATTACAATCTCAGTATGAGCTGCAGGTTAAAAGTTGagcaatttaaatgtatttcagaCAATGTGGTGTTAGGGGAAATTTATTCAACCCATTTCTGCGTTGGTTTTGTAGAAATGTCACTTTTCCAACCGCATATTTTCAGTttctacatcttttttttttttttatgaatgccACATGATGCATATTAATTTAACAGGAGCTTAGAATACAACAGAAACTTCATTTTAGGTTTAATACTGTTGGAGTTTAATAGTTACATCCACTTCAAGCAGCAagcaatatgttttttaaattaaattttagtTGTTCAAGTATGCAACATGTACATTAGACGTTTAACTCCAACTTTCAAGTTTTTAGAGACCCTTGAACATGTTAACTAATTCATCATAACTTAACTTATAGTAGTATCTAAGTACTTGATAGTGTCCATCCATCATTTTTATCCTCTAACAATGCATGTATTGGTGAAGAGGTTAAAGGTCAAACAAGGCCAGAAGAATAAGTACAGGATGCTGCAAAGGctattacaaaatatataaaaaaacctcgatgaagaagcagaagaggaaggtagaaaacaaaacaaatcagaaaCAGGAAGCTGCCTTCTCCGTGATCACCACCCTGTTGAGTAATATGAGAATGTTTCCTCCCAATTCTTCACCTGATTTATGAGTAATAACACCTCATTTTCTGTAAATATCATGTGTCCATCATCCCCTCCTCTATATCTTCATCTCA
This is a stretch of genomic DNA from Scomber japonicus isolate fScoJap1 chromosome 16, fScoJap1.pri, whole genome shotgun sequence. It encodes these proteins:
- the exoc3l4 gene encoding exocyst complex component 3-like protein 4, which produces MSQMMDRSTETPDEDRVSISSNESTPANMKKLGVMQSFRNSVRRAVKSPLSPGAKGSKVTAEAKSAGNQQTPSSPSLSAGTPTASPLKNMGHDDTPARKSSSLPRSMTDPNMLKFFRGDKNYSSLPFFPKKKKEKSKNSHQEELAAVAEGLLEENEKEEEEKDEEEEEEAGEEIEETYALPELPHTPLSVMQINKLIENEVLEEAHLNLLALRQEFQQEQERCGEDSMELAKKEKDLSLLYGEMRNKINSLVRDSNSLPNRNKELLVYVARIIQEEEKRAKDPGGLPGSWMEAWREAVLEGVQAKLQSVHLEQKEKNTSWLAVHLGLLGKAIVEDLENVRRHLRWSYPPSFRVFSAYVDSYHEAVGQHLKKVEQQVMELKDQYALLDWIINRYKSEKIMGSVSLQPDMKDESSDLQLEENFLKRLKDKYCCRVKADVRSTLDRIIQFENEDVWSEKRSPDKEDDFLDSPFHMDIWTKVKSFANNSRKIDADLEQKAVCSCLEELKDFPGRFEAEFRRHCSPLKPQPLWTEYQITYINSFTSLLEHMEGYRDSCPDQVEKFGREVNGLINWLIGGLQDHYKEDVKPYLRRMMTRKWLTVDEDFEQLYRRTELLSQHCALMRPPHVQKFARELHYYAVKEYIGQLMKNNYSCKNRKHEKAAGKIRHQWDKLVELFENMKSEHDWLHYVGDELSDIIGQKNKTDIKDHLQPLVEHYPDFSKKHLVAVLNFRGLLRGSEHRLILQRLAQLKKKNPDVAAGDKKQVLFNDMQVTVNTDCLSNLPFSCFNFLLPDN